The following DNA comes from Candidatus Binatota bacterium.
CGTGGGCATAACCATGACACTGCCGATGGACATCAGGATAGCGGCCGAAGACGCCAAGATAGGTTTCGTCTTTGCGCGCCGGGGCATCGTACCCGAAGCCTGCTCGTCCTGGTTCCTGCCCAGGATAGTGGGCATAGCCAAGGCCAGCGAGTGGGCAGTGACCGGGCGCGTGTTTCGAGCCAGCGACGAAGCCGACTCGGGCTTGTTTAACTACGTGCTACCCACAGACCAGGTGCTGGCAAAAGCAATGGACATCGCGCGTGAGATCGCCGACAACACATCAGCTGTGTCGGTGGCGCTGGCGCGCGCGTTGATGTGGCACGGGCTCGGACAGGCCTCGCCGCAGGAAGCCCACCTCATCGATTCAAAATGCATCTGGTGGGCCGGTCGCGGGGCTGACTGCCGCGAGGGGGTAGAGGCCTTCCTGGCCAAGCGACCCGCTGAGTTCCGTATGAGCGCGTGGAGCGACCTTCCCGACTTCTACCCCTGGTGGGAAGAACCCGAAGTCTGAGCTCGCGCTACTCAGCTCTGGCAGCTCAGCTCTGGCACTCGGCGTAGTCTACCAGCTCCTTGAGGTAGTCGAAGGAGTACATGCCGGTGTCGTGCCCGTCTGCCCAGCGCAACCTGAGAGCATAGCGGCCAACCCCCTCTATGCCTTCGAGCCTGGTCACGCCGCCGGCCACGAAGGTGA
Coding sequences within:
- a CDS encoding enoyl-CoA hydratase (Catalyzes the reversible hydration of unsaturated fatty acyl-CoA to beta-hydroxyacyl-CoA) gives rise to the protein MKNEKLELKHTNYAVDNGVATITLSRPEQLNAFTPRMIGELLVLFEQVDRDDSVRAVVVTGEGRAFCAGADLSTGGSTFDSAAHGETEGLDTHRDGGGRVALAIHSCRKPVIAAINGPAVGVGITMTLPMDIRIAAEDAKIGFVFARRGIVPEACSSWFLPRIVGIAKASEWAVTGRVFRASDEADSGLFNYVLPTDQVLAKAMDIAREIADNTSAVSVALARALMWHGLGQASPQEAHLIDSKCIWWAGRGADCREGVEAFLAKRPAEFRMSAWSDLPDFYPWWEEPEV